A genomic stretch from Angustibacter sp. Root456 includes:
- a CDS encoding CARDB domain-containing protein, protein MALVAAMAAAALVATSVAAQAATPADGSVSDTSTTTSWTAGPFAVPNVTGTAGDITCSAATPCDDYTLKVDTPAGYGDGHQLKVSVDWTQAAADFDIYLLDAAGNVLSSSASSAKPETMIVPPDAGTYTVRVVPYAPLGDSIRGTATLTSTPPDPAPSTATRPTYGTYAPPESLSADVHNAGEPSIGVNHQTGAVMYQAYTSTFKATFDDATAPAKATWSDVSATATNGCLGGSTTSLDPILFTDHQTGRTFESQLAGKAALTCYTDDDGTSWHNTTGSGINSGVDHQTIGGGPLPSGASNLPTTSYPNAVYYCSQDIADASCARSLDGGTTYGPAVPMYSLLDCGGLHGHVKVAPDGTVYVPNKGCGANQAVAVSTDAGTTWSVRPNPSSTPGDSDPSVGIGSGGTVYMGYQAADGSARVAVSHDQGRTWQHDQNVGAQLGVKNAVFPAVTAGDDDRAAFAFIGTTTGGNYQDQATFAGVWHLYVATTYDGGQTWGTVDVTPNDPVQRGSICTGGTTCGNDRNLLDFMDITTDADGRVLVGYADGCTAVCASGGAQNYDALASIARQSGGLTLRAAADPQPNLTVASLSTSVSANRTGTATAVLTNTGAATAKGSALRVLLDGVAVGTSPMTDLAPGESRTVTLSLGSRLAKGSSHAVLAVADPDQLVAESDEADNKRATSVTVR, encoded by the coding sequence TTGGCACTCGTCGCGGCCATGGCCGCCGCGGCACTCGTCGCGACCTCGGTGGCCGCCCAGGCGGCGACCCCCGCCGACGGCTCGGTGAGCGACACCTCGACGACGACGTCCTGGACGGCGGGCCCGTTCGCCGTCCCCAACGTCACGGGGACCGCCGGCGACATCACCTGCTCGGCGGCGACGCCGTGCGACGACTACACGCTGAAGGTCGACACGCCGGCCGGCTACGGCGACGGCCACCAGCTCAAGGTCAGCGTCGACTGGACGCAGGCGGCGGCCGACTTCGACATCTACCTGCTCGACGCCGCAGGCAACGTGCTCTCGAGCTCGGCGTCGAGCGCCAAGCCTGAGACGATGATCGTCCCGCCGGACGCCGGCACCTACACCGTGCGCGTGGTGCCCTACGCCCCGCTCGGTGACTCCATCAGGGGCACCGCGACGCTGACGAGCACCCCACCCGACCCCGCGCCGAGCACGGCCACGCGGCCGACCTACGGCACCTACGCCCCGCCGGAGTCGCTCAGCGCCGACGTCCACAACGCGGGTGAGCCGTCGATCGGCGTCAACCACCAGACCGGCGCGGTGATGTACCAGGCGTACACCTCGACGTTCAAGGCGACGTTCGACGACGCCACCGCGCCGGCGAAGGCCACGTGGTCCGACGTCAGCGCCACGGCCACCAACGGGTGCCTCGGCGGCAGCACCACGAGCCTCGACCCGATCCTGTTCACCGACCACCAGACCGGGCGCACGTTCGAGTCCCAGCTCGCCGGCAAGGCCGCGCTCACCTGCTACACCGACGACGACGGCACGAGCTGGCACAACACCACCGGCTCGGGCATCAACTCCGGCGTCGACCACCAGACGATCGGTGGCGGGCCGCTGCCCAGCGGCGCGAGCAACCTGCCCACCACGAGCTACCCGAACGCCGTCTACTACTGCAGCCAGGACATCGCCGACGCCTCGTGCGCCCGCAGCCTCGACGGCGGCACGACGTACGGCCCGGCCGTCCCGATGTACTCCCTGCTCGACTGCGGTGGCCTGCACGGGCACGTGAAGGTCGCGCCCGACGGCACCGTCTACGTGCCCAACAAGGGCTGCGGGGCCAACCAGGCCGTCGCCGTCTCGACCGACGCCGGCACCACGTGGTCGGTGCGTCCCAACCCCTCCAGCACGCCCGGTGACTCCGACCCCAGTGTCGGCATCGGCTCGGGTGGCACGGTCTACATGGGCTACCAGGCCGCCGACGGCAGCGCGCGCGTCGCGGTGTCGCACGACCAGGGCCGCACCTGGCAGCACGACCAGAACGTCGGCGCCCAGCTCGGCGTCAAGAACGCGGTGTTCCCGGCGGTCACCGCCGGCGACGACGACCGCGCCGCCTTCGCCTTCATCGGCACCACCACTGGCGGCAACTACCAGGACCAGGCCACCTTCGCGGGCGTGTGGCACCTGTACGTCGCCACCACCTACGACGGCGGCCAGACCTGGGGCACGGTCGACGTCACGCCGAACGACCCCGTGCAGCGCGGGTCGATCTGCACCGGCGGCACCACGTGCGGGAACGACCGCAACCTGCTGGACTTCATGGACATCACGACGGACGCCGACGGCCGGGTGCTCGTGGGCTACGCCGACGGCTGCACCGCGGTCTGCGCGAGCGGCGGTGCGCAGAACTACGACGCCCTGGCCTCGATCGCCCGCCAGTCCGGTGGACTGACGCTGCGCGCGGCGGCCGACCCGCAGCCCAACCTCACGGTCGCGTCGCTGAGCACGAGCGTGTCGGCCAACCGGACGGGCACGGCCACCGCCGTGCTCACGAACACGGGCGCGGCGACGGCCAAGGGCTCGGCGCTGCGGGTGCTGCTGGACGGCGTGGCCGTCGGCACCAGCCCGATGACCGACCTCGCGCCGGGGGAGTCCCGCACGGTCACGCTCAGCCTGGGGTCACGACTGGCCAAGGGCAGCAGCCACGCGGTGCTGGCCGTGGCCGACCCCGACCAGCTCGTGGCGGAGTCCGACGAGGCCGACAACAAGCGCGCGACGTCGGTGACGGTGCGGTGA